Proteins co-encoded in one Macrobrachium rosenbergii isolate ZJJX-2024 chromosome 54, ASM4041242v1, whole genome shotgun sequence genomic window:
- the LOC136834770 gene encoding SET and MYND domain-containing protein 4-like isoform X1 has translation MLYKHGNRVCNIQPKFLRVKNFRVVKIEAEEMASFDFGRLASELNLGHYRGEQCLDEIFEWTWNHFQFNCKALEESVKSEDKADMLRLLGNQCYKAKDYAEALNFYNRSIMAAPHPVLNNVRIEKSEGNAEFGFPRVNPARYGGVALEKCSALGKGFANRSAVMLALGEYEKCIEDVDLALEYGHLEELRPKLEERRLKCQEARGQEEPSNFRHRDVNLDKLILQHFLKEMKSTLAKKPPVLKDPNPCIPAVSSAVSVSHWPNKGRGLVATRDIKPGEVLGVERAFAVALRQDLLTSNCSTCTSPCVNPLPCPGCTQVVFCSKSCRVKGLSEDHWLECKILSSVIAYGLHTKACSYKLLKTWSFRQMKSICNKLKRDKPTLPEKLGFDESGKYSSSSFQAVYHLKQDLEIFPFERVISLCMDAFRLAKLIELSKRFFVDKLGKPVPVSKEDFLDTCKILVNNYAKFIQNSFGTPRKEMMELFPAKSLINHSCYPVISTNIFGRDSFWYAVKPIAAGEELAVSYIPDFSIQPRYQRKRNVVSFQNIVCSCQACEENWPILSHLPEIRCLCVNCKNPFSYVGMYCSNCLKRLTGKLDIEKVLELSSISEKVKSALNVLHRMQNKVALGVPISKQEFRYLCGASEVAFEYSAMPSKALLSFMKLVDDCAEAGLM, from the exons ATGCTATATAAGCACGGCAATCGAGTGTGCAATATACAACCAAAGTTTTTACGTGTCAAGAATTTTCGAGTGGTGAAGATC GAAGCAGAAGAAATGGCAAGTTTTGACTTTGGCAGACTGGCCTCTGAGCTTAACCTTGGTCATTATCGGGGAGAACAGTGCTTGGATGAAATCTTTGAGTGGACTTGGAACCATTTTCAGTTTAATTGCAAGGCCTTAGAAGAATCGGTAAAGTCTGAAGATAAAGCTGATATGTTACGATTGCTTGGCAATCAGTGTTACAAGGCAAAAGATTATGCAGAAGCTCTGAACTTCTATAATCGGAGTATCATGGCTGCGCCACACCCAGTGTTGAATAATGTCAGAATTGAAAAGAGCGAAGGTAATGCAGAGTTTGGTTTTCCTCGCGTCAACCCTGCTAGGTACGGTGGCGTTGCATTAGAGAAATGTAGTGCCTTAGGAAAAGGGTTTGCAAATAGATCAGCTGTTATGCTTGCTTTAGGGGAGTATGAGAAGTGTATAGAAGACGTTGATCTAGCCCTAGAGTATGGACATCTTGAGGAACTGCGTCCGAAGCTAGAGGAAAGACGGTTAAAGTGCCAAGAAGCACGAGGGCAAGAGGAGCCATCAAACTTCAGACATAGAGATGTGAATCTTGATAAACTTATCCTACAACACTTTCTTAAGGAAATGAAGTCCACCTTAGCCAAGAAGCCTCCAGTGTTAAAAGATCCCAATCCATGCATACCAGCTGtcagtagtgctgtcagtgtgtCTCATTGGCCCAATAAAGGGAGAGGCCTTGTTGCAACAAGAGATATTAAACCAG GTGAGGTCCTAGGTGTGGAAAGGGCATTTGCCGTTGCTCTTAGGCAAGATCTGCTAACTTCAAATTGTTCCACTTGTACTTCCCCATGTGTGAACCCTCTTCCTTGCCCTGGATGTACCCAG GTAGTGTTCTGCAGCAAATCCTGTAGGGTTAAGGGTCTTTCAGAAGACCATTGGTTAGAGTGCAAGATCCTGAGCTCAGTAATTGCCTATGGACTTCATACAAAGGCATGTTCCTATAAACTGCTGAAAACTTGGAGCTTCAGGCAAATGAAATCTATCTGCAATAAACTGAAGAGGGATAAACCTACTCTCCCTGAAAAGTTAGGATTTGATGAAAGTGGAAAATATAGTTCTTCCTCTTTCCAAGCCGTTTACCATCTTAAGCAAGACTTGgagatttttccttttgaaagagtAATATCCTTATGCATGGATGCATTTCGGTTGGCCAAACTCATAGAATTGAGCAAAAGGTTCTTTGTTGATAAGTTGGGCAAACCTGTACCAGTGAGCAAAGAAGATTTTTTGGACACATGCAAGATTCTAGTCAACAACTACGCTAAGTTTATTCAGAATTCCTTTGGAACCCCAAGGAAAGAG ATGATGGAACTGTTCCCAGCAAAGAGTCTTATCAACCACTCCTGCTATCCTGTTATATCTACTAATATTTTTGGTCGAGATTCGTTCTGGTATGCTGTAAAACCCATTGCAGCCGGCGAGGAGCTGGCAGTTTCCTATATACCTGACTTTAGCATTCAACCAAggtatcaaagaaaaagaaatgtggtGTCCTTCCAGAATATTGTCTGTAGCTGCCAAGCTTGTGAGGAGAACTGGCCAATTTTGTCGCATCTACCTGAAATTAGGTGTTTATGTGTAAATTGCAAGAACCCCTTTTCATATGTAGGAATGTATTGCAGCAATTGTTTGAAAAGGTTGACAGGAAAATTAGATATTGAAAAAGTTCTTGAACTGAGCAGCATTTCTGAAAAGGTGAAGTCAGCCCTCAACGTTTTACATCGAATGCAAAACAAAGTAGCTCTTGGGGTACCCATCTCAAAACAAGAGTTCAGATATCTTTGTGGAGCATCAGAGGTAGCCTTTGAATATTCAGCAATGCCTTCCAAAGCACTTTTAAGTTTCATGAAGTTGGTGGATGATTGTGCTGAAGCTGGATTGATGTGA
- the LOC136834770 gene encoding SET and MYND domain-containing protein 4-like isoform X2, producing MAKKMRSKEAEEMASFDFGRLASELNLGHYRGEQCLDEIFEWTWNHFQFNCKALEESVKSEDKADMLRLLGNQCYKAKDYAEALNFYNRSIMAAPHPVLNNVRIEKSEGNAEFGFPRVNPARYGGVALEKCSALGKGFANRSAVMLALGEYEKCIEDVDLALEYGHLEELRPKLEERRLKCQEARGQEEPSNFRHRDVNLDKLILQHFLKEMKSTLAKKPPVLKDPNPCIPAVSSAVSVSHWPNKGRGLVATRDIKPGEVLGVERAFAVALRQDLLTSNCSTCTSPCVNPLPCPGCTQVVFCSKSCRVKGLSEDHWLECKILSSVIAYGLHTKACSYKLLKTWSFRQMKSICNKLKRDKPTLPEKLGFDESGKYSSSSFQAVYHLKQDLEIFPFERVISLCMDAFRLAKLIELSKRFFVDKLGKPVPVSKEDFLDTCKILVNNYAKFIQNSFGTPRKEMMELFPAKSLINHSCYPVISTNIFGRDSFWYAVKPIAAGEELAVSYIPDFSIQPRYQRKRNVVSFQNIVCSCQACEENWPILSHLPEIRCLCVNCKNPFSYVGMYCSNCLKRLTGKLDIEKVLELSSISEKVKSALNVLHRMQNKVALGVPISKQEFRYLCGASEVAFEYSAMPSKALLSFMKLVDDCAEAGLM from the exons ATGGCCAAGAAGATGCGTTCAAAG GAAGCAGAAGAAATGGCAAGTTTTGACTTTGGCAGACTGGCCTCTGAGCTTAACCTTGGTCATTATCGGGGAGAACAGTGCTTGGATGAAATCTTTGAGTGGACTTGGAACCATTTTCAGTTTAATTGCAAGGCCTTAGAAGAATCGGTAAAGTCTGAAGATAAAGCTGATATGTTACGATTGCTTGGCAATCAGTGTTACAAGGCAAAAGATTATGCAGAAGCTCTGAACTTCTATAATCGGAGTATCATGGCTGCGCCACACCCAGTGTTGAATAATGTCAGAATTGAAAAGAGCGAAGGTAATGCAGAGTTTGGTTTTCCTCGCGTCAACCCTGCTAGGTACGGTGGCGTTGCATTAGAGAAATGTAGTGCCTTAGGAAAAGGGTTTGCAAATAGATCAGCTGTTATGCTTGCTTTAGGGGAGTATGAGAAGTGTATAGAAGACGTTGATCTAGCCCTAGAGTATGGACATCTTGAGGAACTGCGTCCGAAGCTAGAGGAAAGACGGTTAAAGTGCCAAGAAGCACGAGGGCAAGAGGAGCCATCAAACTTCAGACATAGAGATGTGAATCTTGATAAACTTATCCTACAACACTTTCTTAAGGAAATGAAGTCCACCTTAGCCAAGAAGCCTCCAGTGTTAAAAGATCCCAATCCATGCATACCAGCTGtcagtagtgctgtcagtgtgtCTCATTGGCCCAATAAAGGGAGAGGCCTTGTTGCAACAAGAGATATTAAACCAG GTGAGGTCCTAGGTGTGGAAAGGGCATTTGCCGTTGCTCTTAGGCAAGATCTGCTAACTTCAAATTGTTCCACTTGTACTTCCCCATGTGTGAACCCTCTTCCTTGCCCTGGATGTACCCAG GTAGTGTTCTGCAGCAAATCCTGTAGGGTTAAGGGTCTTTCAGAAGACCATTGGTTAGAGTGCAAGATCCTGAGCTCAGTAATTGCCTATGGACTTCATACAAAGGCATGTTCCTATAAACTGCTGAAAACTTGGAGCTTCAGGCAAATGAAATCTATCTGCAATAAACTGAAGAGGGATAAACCTACTCTCCCTGAAAAGTTAGGATTTGATGAAAGTGGAAAATATAGTTCTTCCTCTTTCCAAGCCGTTTACCATCTTAAGCAAGACTTGgagatttttccttttgaaagagtAATATCCTTATGCATGGATGCATTTCGGTTGGCCAAACTCATAGAATTGAGCAAAAGGTTCTTTGTTGATAAGTTGGGCAAACCTGTACCAGTGAGCAAAGAAGATTTTTTGGACACATGCAAGATTCTAGTCAACAACTACGCTAAGTTTATTCAGAATTCCTTTGGAACCCCAAGGAAAGAG ATGATGGAACTGTTCCCAGCAAAGAGTCTTATCAACCACTCCTGCTATCCTGTTATATCTACTAATATTTTTGGTCGAGATTCGTTCTGGTATGCTGTAAAACCCATTGCAGCCGGCGAGGAGCTGGCAGTTTCCTATATACCTGACTTTAGCATTCAACCAAggtatcaaagaaaaagaaatgtggtGTCCTTCCAGAATATTGTCTGTAGCTGCCAAGCTTGTGAGGAGAACTGGCCAATTTTGTCGCATCTACCTGAAATTAGGTGTTTATGTGTAAATTGCAAGAACCCCTTTTCATATGTAGGAATGTATTGCAGCAATTGTTTGAAAAGGTTGACAGGAAAATTAGATATTGAAAAAGTTCTTGAACTGAGCAGCATTTCTGAAAAGGTGAAGTCAGCCCTCAACGTTTTACATCGAATGCAAAACAAAGTAGCTCTTGGGGTACCCATCTCAAAACAAGAGTTCAGATATCTTTGTGGAGCATCAGAGGTAGCCTTTGAATATTCAGCAATGCCTTCCAAAGCACTTTTAAGTTTCATGAAGTTGGTGGATGATTGTGCTGAAGCTGGATTGATGTGA
- the LOC136834770 gene encoding SET and MYND domain-containing protein 4-like isoform X3 has protein sequence MASFDFGRLASELNLGHYRGEQCLDEIFEWTWNHFQFNCKALEESVKSEDKADMLRLLGNQCYKAKDYAEALNFYNRSIMAAPHPVLNNVRIEKSEGNAEFGFPRVNPARYGGVALEKCSALGKGFANRSAVMLALGEYEKCIEDVDLALEYGHLEELRPKLEERRLKCQEARGQEEPSNFRHRDVNLDKLILQHFLKEMKSTLAKKPPVLKDPNPCIPAVSSAVSVSHWPNKGRGLVATRDIKPGEVLGVERAFAVALRQDLLTSNCSTCTSPCVNPLPCPGCTQVVFCSKSCRVKGLSEDHWLECKILSSVIAYGLHTKACSYKLLKTWSFRQMKSICNKLKRDKPTLPEKLGFDESGKYSSSSFQAVYHLKQDLEIFPFERVISLCMDAFRLAKLIELSKRFFVDKLGKPVPVSKEDFLDTCKILVNNYAKFIQNSFGTPRKEMMELFPAKSLINHSCYPVISTNIFGRDSFWYAVKPIAAGEELAVSYIPDFSIQPRYQRKRNVVSFQNIVCSCQACEENWPILSHLPEIRCLCVNCKNPFSYVGMYCSNCLKRLTGKLDIEKVLELSSISEKVKSALNVLHRMQNKVALGVPISKQEFRYLCGASEVAFEYSAMPSKALLSFMKLVDDCAEAGLM, from the exons ATGGCAAGTTTTGACTTTGGCAGACTGGCCTCTGAGCTTAACCTTGGTCATTATCGGGGAGAACAGTGCTTGGATGAAATCTTTGAGTGGACTTGGAACCATTTTCAGTTTAATTGCAAGGCCTTAGAAGAATCGGTAAAGTCTGAAGATAAAGCTGATATGTTACGATTGCTTGGCAATCAGTGTTACAAGGCAAAAGATTATGCAGAAGCTCTGAACTTCTATAATCGGAGTATCATGGCTGCGCCACACCCAGTGTTGAATAATGTCAGAATTGAAAAGAGCGAAGGTAATGCAGAGTTTGGTTTTCCTCGCGTCAACCCTGCTAGGTACGGTGGCGTTGCATTAGAGAAATGTAGTGCCTTAGGAAAAGGGTTTGCAAATAGATCAGCTGTTATGCTTGCTTTAGGGGAGTATGAGAAGTGTATAGAAGACGTTGATCTAGCCCTAGAGTATGGACATCTTGAGGAACTGCGTCCGAAGCTAGAGGAAAGACGGTTAAAGTGCCAAGAAGCACGAGGGCAAGAGGAGCCATCAAACTTCAGACATAGAGATGTGAATCTTGATAAACTTATCCTACAACACTTTCTTAAGGAAATGAAGTCCACCTTAGCCAAGAAGCCTCCAGTGTTAAAAGATCCCAATCCATGCATACCAGCTGtcagtagtgctgtcagtgtgtCTCATTGGCCCAATAAAGGGAGAGGCCTTGTTGCAACAAGAGATATTAAACCAG GTGAGGTCCTAGGTGTGGAAAGGGCATTTGCCGTTGCTCTTAGGCAAGATCTGCTAACTTCAAATTGTTCCACTTGTACTTCCCCATGTGTGAACCCTCTTCCTTGCCCTGGATGTACCCAG GTAGTGTTCTGCAGCAAATCCTGTAGGGTTAAGGGTCTTTCAGAAGACCATTGGTTAGAGTGCAAGATCCTGAGCTCAGTAATTGCCTATGGACTTCATACAAAGGCATGTTCCTATAAACTGCTGAAAACTTGGAGCTTCAGGCAAATGAAATCTATCTGCAATAAACTGAAGAGGGATAAACCTACTCTCCCTGAAAAGTTAGGATTTGATGAAAGTGGAAAATATAGTTCTTCCTCTTTCCAAGCCGTTTACCATCTTAAGCAAGACTTGgagatttttccttttgaaagagtAATATCCTTATGCATGGATGCATTTCGGTTGGCCAAACTCATAGAATTGAGCAAAAGGTTCTTTGTTGATAAGTTGGGCAAACCTGTACCAGTGAGCAAAGAAGATTTTTTGGACACATGCAAGATTCTAGTCAACAACTACGCTAAGTTTATTCAGAATTCCTTTGGAACCCCAAGGAAAGAG ATGATGGAACTGTTCCCAGCAAAGAGTCTTATCAACCACTCCTGCTATCCTGTTATATCTACTAATATTTTTGGTCGAGATTCGTTCTGGTATGCTGTAAAACCCATTGCAGCCGGCGAGGAGCTGGCAGTTTCCTATATACCTGACTTTAGCATTCAACCAAggtatcaaagaaaaagaaatgtggtGTCCTTCCAGAATATTGTCTGTAGCTGCCAAGCTTGTGAGGAGAACTGGCCAATTTTGTCGCATCTACCTGAAATTAGGTGTTTATGTGTAAATTGCAAGAACCCCTTTTCATATGTAGGAATGTATTGCAGCAATTGTTTGAAAAGGTTGACAGGAAAATTAGATATTGAAAAAGTTCTTGAACTGAGCAGCATTTCTGAAAAGGTGAAGTCAGCCCTCAACGTTTTACATCGAATGCAAAACAAAGTAGCTCTTGGGGTACCCATCTCAAAACAAGAGTTCAGATATCTTTGTGGAGCATCAGAGGTAGCCTTTGAATATTCAGCAATGCCTTCCAAAGCACTTTTAAGTTTCATGAAGTTGGTGGATGATTGTGCTGAAGCTGGATTGATGTGA